A part of Melittangium boletus DSM 14713 genomic DNA contains:
- a CDS encoding sensor histidine kinase: MKWRIASVAFLFSAVGTGLTWLTLQRPLLSLMDLVRQCVAQGALDSASLTRTLGSLPFLLGLDLVLLTAVSYAVLDFMVGRPLRRTEQVVEQLGRLELDVSLPESPGPLLSRIQRALSRMKGALREEQETTRDQLEALRAANVRLSLARTELVAAERLATVGRLAAGVAHEVGNPLAGILGYLSLARARTTEPEVREYLARIDQEVQRIDGIVRGLLEIGRPGQARLEPVDVGRVVETCVQLVKAGRDFSLVRWEFALVPGLFAWADPGSLSQIVINLLLNAVQAMEGKGVVRVSSHGEGSEATLVVEDTGPGIAAEVMPRLFEPFFTTKQPGQGTGMGLAVSLHLAESMKGRLWAENIPEGGARFCLCLPAT, translated from the coding sequence ATGAAGTGGCGCATCGCCAGTGTCGCCTTCCTGTTCAGCGCGGTGGGGACGGGACTGACCTGGCTGACCCTGCAGCGCCCGCTCTTGTCGTTGATGGACCTGGTTCGCCAGTGCGTGGCCCAGGGGGCCCTGGACAGCGCGTCCCTGACACGCACCCTCGGCTCCCTGCCCTTCCTGTTGGGGCTGGATCTGGTGTTGCTCACGGCCGTGTCGTACGCGGTGCTGGACTTCATGGTGGGGCGGCCCCTGCGGCGGACCGAGCAGGTGGTGGAGCAGCTCGGCCGGCTGGAACTGGACGTGTCCCTGCCGGAGAGTCCGGGGCCGTTGCTCTCGCGCATCCAACGCGCCCTCTCCCGGATGAAGGGGGCCCTGCGCGAGGAGCAGGAGACCACGCGCGACCAACTGGAGGCGCTGCGAGCCGCCAATGTGCGCTTGAGCCTGGCGCGCACGGAGCTGGTCGCCGCGGAACGGCTGGCCACCGTGGGCCGGCTCGCCGCGGGGGTCGCCCACGAGGTGGGCAATCCGCTGGCCGGCATCCTCGGCTACCTGTCGTTGGCCAGGGCCCGCACGACGGAGCCCGAGGTGCGCGAGTACCTGGCGCGCATCGATCAAGAGGTGCAGCGCATCGACGGCATCGTGAGGGGTCTTCTGGAGATTGGCCGCCCGGGACAGGCGCGGTTGGAGCCGGTGGACGTGGGGCGCGTGGTGGAGACGTGCGTGCAACTCGTGAAGGCCGGACGGGACTTCTCCCTGGTGCGGTGGGAGTTCGCGCTCGTGCCCGGACTGTTCGCGTGGGCGGACCCGGGCTCCCTGTCACAGATCGTGATCAACCTGTTGCTCAACGCGGTGCAGGCCATGGAGGGCAAGGGCGTGGTGCGCGTGTCCTCGCATGGAGAGGGGAGTGAAGCCACGCTGGTGGTGGAGGACACGGGGCCGGGCATCGCGGCCGAGGTGATGCCCCGCCTGTTCGAGCCCTTCTTCACCACCAAGCAGCCCGGTCAGGGCACGGGCATGGGGCTCGCGGTCTCGCTGCACCTGGCCGAGTCGATGAAAGGGCGGCTGTGGGCGGAGAACATCCCGGAGGGAGGCGCGCGCTTCTGCCTGTGTCTGCCCGCGACCTGA
- a CDS encoding prepilin peptidase: MGLLFGSFLNVVIARVPAGESIVRPRSRCPHCGRQLTWFENIPVLSWLALRGRCRGCHAPISWRYPLIELLTAALFFACQRRFGWTPELVLALVFVLLLVPLAFIDLEHWILPQELTWPGIAAGVVLSVPLGIPRLIDSVIGAVAGFLVFWAMEWLGEKIFKKEALGAGDKDLLALIGAFLSWKALLGVIFLSSLQGAVVGSVMLLIYGRAGPAPEEDTDAAPAPTPEADAPAALEAVPGPEATPPEAAREEEEEDDWVPGPTNIPFGPWLAVAALEVMLLGPWLSEVLPVPMNVLLTGLR, from the coding sequence ATGGGCCTGCTCTTCGGCAGTTTCCTGAATGTCGTGATCGCCCGTGTGCCCGCGGGGGAGAGCATCGTGAGGCCCCGCTCACGTTGCCCCCACTGTGGACGACAGCTCACCTGGTTCGAGAACATCCCCGTTCTTTCCTGGCTCGCCCTGCGCGGACGTTGCCGGGGATGCCACGCGCCCATCTCCTGGCGCTATCCGCTCATCGAGCTGCTCACCGCGGCGCTCTTCTTCGCGTGTCAGCGCCGGTTCGGTTGGACCCCCGAACTCGTCCTGGCGCTGGTGTTCGTGCTGCTGCTCGTGCCGCTCGCCTTCATTGATCTGGAACATTGGATCCTCCCGCAGGAGCTGACGTGGCCGGGCATCGCCGCCGGAGTGGTGTTGTCGGTGCCACTGGGCATTCCGCGGCTGATCGACTCCGTCATCGGCGCGGTGGCGGGCTTCCTCGTCTTCTGGGCGATGGAGTGGCTGGGGGAGAAGATCTTCAAGAAGGAAGCGTTGGGCGCGGGTGACAAGGATCTGCTCGCGCTCATCGGGGCCTTCCTGTCGTGGAAGGCCTTGCTCGGGGTCATCTTCCTGTCCTCGCTGCAAGGGGCCGTGGTGGGCTCGGTGATGCTGCTCATCTACGGACGGGCGGGACCGGCTCCGGAGGAGGACACCGACGCCGCGCCCGCGCCGACACCCGAGGCCGATGCACCCGCCGCCCTGGAGGCCGTGCCCGGACCAGAGGCAACGCCTCCGGAGGCAGCGCGGGAGGAAGAGGAAGAGGATGACTGGGTGCCGGGTCCCACCAACATCCCCTTCGGACCCTGGCTGGCGGTCGCGGCGCTCGAGGTGATGCTGCTCGGCCCGTGGTTGAGCGAGGTCCTGCCCGTGCCCATGAACGTGTTGCTGACGGGATTGCGGTGA